From Poecile atricapillus isolate bPoeAtr1 chromosome 13, bPoeAtr1.hap1, whole genome shotgun sequence, one genomic window encodes:
- the FCHSD1 gene encoding F-BAR and double SH3 domains protein 1 isoform X3, whose translation MQPPPRKVKLTQELRVHLLEQLSGLQSKQQRDAELLEDIRSYSKQRATIDREYGQALQRLASQFMKRDWQRGRGEAGDSRSVAAVWKGVIEGTAHTGQVRVTASESYRALAAEAARSARLSKERTLKKGIERLQKAQAELLETVKELDKAKKQFSHLQRSSEVAKDKAADVEARLRKSDRRIFHTKASLQKLSAKFSARLAEHSRQLAGVQNEYSFALVSASAHLEHYQRVELPAAMQALDGDLYERLREHLSAASRTEVETCRATRDWFQGVVEASARVCREQDLLLFLHDHPAFSLAPEQRFQLSGVEEVSGGGHYSKVGSAQPPLCHPRVLAQVCLLPPADDGASLEKEARRWATRVARDHKNRAHSEEVLQRLEARRQQGPEAEAAAVERQMEEARENIRKAEVSRVKAQARLALLQAAGLDVDAWLAGATMVGTGEETPTGLDPAEFDDYEDSDESDEDDEPGPAARTYPYTCRVIFGYQGCQADELSISQGEELEIIEDGDAEEWVKARNKAGQVGYVPEKYLLSLGCDSGAGLGPPGPSALQRQLSSIMAAELVLEPGAWLVRALYDYEGQSPEELSFPEGAIIRVLPRAAGEVDDGFWTGDFDGRVGVFPSLVVEELTGAREAAGQELPSPSPPPFSPPGLAPGASLVPSPAPETALGGCRQDGTGSGQSSPDLAATRLRPLRAPPPPPGRAPEPDPELHLS comes from the exons ATGCAGCCGCCGCCGCGCAAG GTGAAGCTCACCCAGGAGCTGCGGGTCcatctcctggagcagctgtcGGGcctgcagagcaaacagcagcgGGACGCCGAGCTGCTGGAGGACATCAG GTCCTACAGCAAGCAGAGGGCCACCATTGACAGGGAGTATGGGCAG GCGCTGCAGAGGCTGGCGAGCCAGTTCATGAAGAGAGACTGGCAGCGGGGCCGTGGCGAGGCCGGTGACTCCAg GAGCGTGGCCGCTGTCTGGAAAGGCGTCATCGAGGGGACAGCACACACCGGGCAGGTCCGGGTCACCGCCTCCGAGAGCTACCGCGCCCTGGCTGCCGAGGCCGCCCGCAGCGCCCGCCTCTCCAAGGAGAGGACACTCAAGAAG GGCATCGAGCGGCTGCAGAAGGCGCAGGCGGAGCTGCTGGAGACGGTGAAGGAGCTGGACAAGGCGAAGAAGCAGTTCAGCCACCTCCAGCGCAGCAGCGAGGTGGCCAAGGACAAGGCGGCCGATGTGGAGGCGCG CCTCCGGAAGAGCGACCGGCGGATATTTCACACCAAGGCCAGTCTGCAAAAGCTCAGTGCCAAG TTCTCAGCGCGACTGGCCGAGCACTCGAGGCAGCTGGCAGGGGTGCAGAACGAGTACAGCTTCGCCCTGGTGTCTGCCTCTGCCCACCTGGAGCATTACCAGCGTGTGGAGCTGCCCGCTGCTATGCAG GCACTGGATGGGGACCTCTACGAGCGGCTCCGGGAGCACTTGTCGGCCGCCAGCCGGACAGAGGTGGAGACCTGCCGGGCCACCCGGGACTGGTTCCAGGGCGTTGTGGAGGCGTCTGCACGG GTGTGCCGGGAGCAGgacctcctcctcttcctgcacGACCACCCTGCCTTCTCCCTGGCGCCTGAGCAGCGCTTCCAGCTCTCCGGGGTGGAGGAGGTAAGTGGAGGGGGTCATTACAGCAAGGTGGGGTCTGCACAGCCACCCCTTTGTCACCCCCGTGTCCTTGCCCAGGTGtgcctgctgccaccagcagaCGACGGggccagcctggagaaggaggCACGGCGCTGGGCCACGCGAGTGGCCCGGGACCACAAGAACAGGGCGCACAGCGAGGAG GTGCTGCAGCGGCTGGAGGCCAGGCGGCAGCAGGGGCCGGAGGCAGAAGCGGCGGCTGTGGAGCGGCAGATGGAAGAAGCGAGGGAAAACATCCGGAAGGCAGAG gtgagccGAGTGAAAGCCCAGGCACGGCTGgcgctgctgcaggcagcagggctggacgTGGACGCCTGGCTGGCCGGGGCCACCAtggtggggacaggtgaggagaCCCCCACGGGGCTGGACCCGGCCGAGTTCGATGACTACGAGGACAGTGATGAGTcggatgaggatgatgagccTGGGCCTGCTGCTCGCACCTACCCCTACACCTGCCGGGTGATCTTTGGCTACCAG ggctgccaggCGGACGAGCTGTCCATCAGCCAGGGCGAGGAGCTGGAGATCATCGAGGATGGGGATGCAGAGGAGTGGGTGAAG GCTCGGAACAAGGCAGGGCAGGTTGGCTACGTCCCTGAAAAgtacctgctgtccctggggtgtgACTCGGGGGCTGGGCTCGGccccccaggcccctctgcctTGCAGCGCCAGCTCTCCAGCATCATGGCTGCAGAACTGGTGCTGGAGCCTGGAG cctggctggTGCGAGCCCTGTACGACTACGAGGGGCAGAGCCCCGAGGAGCTGAGTTTCCCTGAGGGAGCCATCATCCGGGTGCTGCCCCGCGCCGCCGGCGAGGTGGACGATGGCTTCTGGACCGGCGACTTCGACGGCCGCGTCGGCGTCTTCCCCTCCTTGGTGGTGGAGGAGCTCACCGGGGCCCGGGAGGCAGCCGGGCAG gagctgccgTCGCCGTCCCCTCCGCCCTTCTCCCCTCCTGGCCTGGCACCCGGGGCCAGCCtggtccccagccctgctcctgagACAGCGCTGGGAG GTTGCCGGCAGGATGGCACGGGCAGCGGGCAGAGTTCTCCAGACCTGGCTGCCACACGTCTGCGGCCG ctccGTGCGCCGCCCCCACCGCCCGGCAGAGCCCCCGAGCCCGACCCCGAGCTTCACCTCAGCTGA
- the FCHSD1 gene encoding F-BAR and double SH3 domains protein 1 isoform X1: MQPPPRKVKLTQELRVHLLEQLSGLQSKQQRDAELLEDIRSYSKQRATIDREYGQALQRLASQFMKRDWQRGRGEAGDSRSVAAVWKGVIEGTAHTGQVRVTASESYRALAAEAARSARLSKERTLKKGIERLQKAQAELLETVKELDKAKKQFSHLQRSSEVAKDKAADVEARLRKSDRRIFHTKASLQKLSAKFSARLAEHSRQLAGVQNEYSFALVSASAHLEHYQRVELPAAMQVGPPCPIPRIPQGTSREGTRPGLAAVRGIKDAPCGSSGGVPTRFTPGTGWGPLRAAPGALVGRQPDRGGDLPGHPGLVPGRCGGVCTGNSTVLRAGWDRRARLSPRPHAAPLLQVCREQDLLLFLHDHPAFSLAPEQRFQLSGVEEVSGGGHYSKVGSAQPPLCHPRVLAQVCLLPPADDGASLEKEARRWATRVARDHKNRAHSEEVLQRLEARRQQGPEAEAAAVERQMEEARENIRKAEVSRVKAQARLALLQAAGLDVDAWLAGATMVGTGEETPTGLDPAEFDDYEDSDESDEDDEPGPAARTYPYTCRVIFGYQGCQADELSISQGEELEIIEDGDAEEWVKARNKAGQVGYVPEKYLLSLGCDSGAGLGPPGPSALQRQLSSIMAAELVLEPGAWLVRALYDYEGQSPEELSFPEGAIIRVLPRAAGEVDDGFWTGDFDGRVGVFPSLVVEELTGAREAAGQELPSPSPPPFSPPGLAPGASLVPSPAPETALGGCRQDGTGSGQSSPDLAATRLRPLRAPPPPPGRAPEPDPELHLS; encoded by the exons ATGCAGCCGCCGCCGCGCAAG GTGAAGCTCACCCAGGAGCTGCGGGTCcatctcctggagcagctgtcGGGcctgcagagcaaacagcagcgGGACGCCGAGCTGCTGGAGGACATCAG GTCCTACAGCAAGCAGAGGGCCACCATTGACAGGGAGTATGGGCAG GCGCTGCAGAGGCTGGCGAGCCAGTTCATGAAGAGAGACTGGCAGCGGGGCCGTGGCGAGGCCGGTGACTCCAg GAGCGTGGCCGCTGTCTGGAAAGGCGTCATCGAGGGGACAGCACACACCGGGCAGGTCCGGGTCACCGCCTCCGAGAGCTACCGCGCCCTGGCTGCCGAGGCCGCCCGCAGCGCCCGCCTCTCCAAGGAGAGGACACTCAAGAAG GGCATCGAGCGGCTGCAGAAGGCGCAGGCGGAGCTGCTGGAGACGGTGAAGGAGCTGGACAAGGCGAAGAAGCAGTTCAGCCACCTCCAGCGCAGCAGCGAGGTGGCCAAGGACAAGGCGGCCGATGTGGAGGCGCG CCTCCGGAAGAGCGACCGGCGGATATTTCACACCAAGGCCAGTCTGCAAAAGCTCAGTGCCAAG TTCTCAGCGCGACTGGCCGAGCACTCGAGGCAGCTGGCAGGGGTGCAGAACGAGTACAGCTTCGCCCTGGTGTCTGCCTCTGCCCACCTGGAGCATTACCAGCGTGTGGAGCTGCCCGCTGCTATGCAGGTAGGACCCCCGTGCCCCATCCCCAGGATCCCACAGGGAACCAGCAGGGAGGGCACAAGGCCAGGGCTGGCTGCCGTGAGGGGGATCAAGGATGCTCCATGTGGCAGTTCTGGGGGGGTTCCCACCCGCTTTACCCCAGGCACTGGATGGGGACCTCTACGAGCGGCTCCGGGAGCACTTGTCGGCCGCCAGCCGGACAGAGGTGGAGACCTGCCGGGCCACCCGGGACTGGTTCCAGGGCGTTGTGGAGGCGTCTGCACGGGTAACAGCACCGTCCTGCGAGctggctgggacaggagggCACGGCTGAGCCCTCGGCCCCATGCTGCTCCCCTGCTGCAGGTGTGCCGGGAGCAGgacctcctcctcttcctgcacGACCACCCTGCCTTCTCCCTGGCGCCTGAGCAGCGCTTCCAGCTCTCCGGGGTGGAGGAGGTAAGTGGAGGGGGTCATTACAGCAAGGTGGGGTCTGCACAGCCACCCCTTTGTCACCCCCGTGTCCTTGCCCAGGTGtgcctgctgccaccagcagaCGACGGggccagcctggagaaggaggCACGGCGCTGGGCCACGCGAGTGGCCCGGGACCACAAGAACAGGGCGCACAGCGAGGAG GTGCTGCAGCGGCTGGAGGCCAGGCGGCAGCAGGGGCCGGAGGCAGAAGCGGCGGCTGTGGAGCGGCAGATGGAAGAAGCGAGGGAAAACATCCGGAAGGCAGAG gtgagccGAGTGAAAGCCCAGGCACGGCTGgcgctgctgcaggcagcagggctggacgTGGACGCCTGGCTGGCCGGGGCCACCAtggtggggacaggtgaggagaCCCCCACGGGGCTGGACCCGGCCGAGTTCGATGACTACGAGGACAGTGATGAGTcggatgaggatgatgagccTGGGCCTGCTGCTCGCACCTACCCCTACACCTGCCGGGTGATCTTTGGCTACCAG ggctgccaggCGGACGAGCTGTCCATCAGCCAGGGCGAGGAGCTGGAGATCATCGAGGATGGGGATGCAGAGGAGTGGGTGAAG GCTCGGAACAAGGCAGGGCAGGTTGGCTACGTCCCTGAAAAgtacctgctgtccctggggtgtgACTCGGGGGCTGGGCTCGGccccccaggcccctctgcctTGCAGCGCCAGCTCTCCAGCATCATGGCTGCAGAACTGGTGCTGGAGCCTGGAG cctggctggTGCGAGCCCTGTACGACTACGAGGGGCAGAGCCCCGAGGAGCTGAGTTTCCCTGAGGGAGCCATCATCCGGGTGCTGCCCCGCGCCGCCGGCGAGGTGGACGATGGCTTCTGGACCGGCGACTTCGACGGCCGCGTCGGCGTCTTCCCCTCCTTGGTGGTGGAGGAGCTCACCGGGGCCCGGGAGGCAGCCGGGCAG gagctgccgTCGCCGTCCCCTCCGCCCTTCTCCCCTCCTGGCCTGGCACCCGGGGCCAGCCtggtccccagccctgctcctgagACAGCGCTGGGAG GTTGCCGGCAGGATGGCACGGGCAGCGGGCAGAGTTCTCCAGACCTGGCTGCCACACGTCTGCGGCCG ctccGTGCGCCGCCCCCACCGCCCGGCAGAGCCCCCGAGCCCGACCCCGAGCTTCACCTCAGCTGA
- the FCHSD1 gene encoding F-BAR and double SH3 domains protein 1 isoform X4: MQPPPRKVKLTQELRVHLLEQLSGLQSKQQRDAELLEDIRSYSKQRATIDREYGQALQRLASQFMKRDWQRGRGEAGDSRSVAAVWKGVIEGTAHTGQVRVTASESYRALAAEAARSARLSKERTLKKGIERLQKAQAELLETVKELDKAKKQFSHLQRSSEVAKDKAADVEARLRKSDRRIFHTKASLQKLSAKFSARLAEHSRQLAGVQNEYSFALVSASAHLEHYQRVELPAAMQALDGDLYERLREHLSAASRTEVETCRATRDWFQGVVEASARVCREQDLLLFLHDHPAFSLAPEQRFQLSGVEEVCLLPPADDGASLEKEARRWATRVARDHKNRAHSEEVLQRLEARRQQGPEAEAAAVERQMEEARENIRKAEVSRVKAQARLALLQAAGLDVDAWLAGATMVGTGEETPTGLDPAEFDDYEDSDESDEDDEPGPAARTYPYTCRVIFGYQGCQADELSISQGEELEIIEDGDAEEWVKARNKAGQVGYVPEKYLLSLGCDSGAGLGPPGPSALQRQLSSIMAAELVLEPGAWLVRALYDYEGQSPEELSFPEGAIIRVLPRAAGEVDDGFWTGDFDGRVGVFPSLVVEELTGAREAAGQELPSPSPPPFSPPGLAPGASLVPSPAPETALGGCRQDGTGSGQSSPDLAATRLRPLRAPPPPPGRAPEPDPELHLS; the protein is encoded by the exons ATGCAGCCGCCGCCGCGCAAG GTGAAGCTCACCCAGGAGCTGCGGGTCcatctcctggagcagctgtcGGGcctgcagagcaaacagcagcgGGACGCCGAGCTGCTGGAGGACATCAG GTCCTACAGCAAGCAGAGGGCCACCATTGACAGGGAGTATGGGCAG GCGCTGCAGAGGCTGGCGAGCCAGTTCATGAAGAGAGACTGGCAGCGGGGCCGTGGCGAGGCCGGTGACTCCAg GAGCGTGGCCGCTGTCTGGAAAGGCGTCATCGAGGGGACAGCACACACCGGGCAGGTCCGGGTCACCGCCTCCGAGAGCTACCGCGCCCTGGCTGCCGAGGCCGCCCGCAGCGCCCGCCTCTCCAAGGAGAGGACACTCAAGAAG GGCATCGAGCGGCTGCAGAAGGCGCAGGCGGAGCTGCTGGAGACGGTGAAGGAGCTGGACAAGGCGAAGAAGCAGTTCAGCCACCTCCAGCGCAGCAGCGAGGTGGCCAAGGACAAGGCGGCCGATGTGGAGGCGCG CCTCCGGAAGAGCGACCGGCGGATATTTCACACCAAGGCCAGTCTGCAAAAGCTCAGTGCCAAG TTCTCAGCGCGACTGGCCGAGCACTCGAGGCAGCTGGCAGGGGTGCAGAACGAGTACAGCTTCGCCCTGGTGTCTGCCTCTGCCCACCTGGAGCATTACCAGCGTGTGGAGCTGCCCGCTGCTATGCAG GCACTGGATGGGGACCTCTACGAGCGGCTCCGGGAGCACTTGTCGGCCGCCAGCCGGACAGAGGTGGAGACCTGCCGGGCCACCCGGGACTGGTTCCAGGGCGTTGTGGAGGCGTCTGCACGG GTGTGCCGGGAGCAGgacctcctcctcttcctgcacGACCACCCTGCCTTCTCCCTGGCGCCTGAGCAGCGCTTCCAGCTCTCCGGGGTGGAGGAG GTGtgcctgctgccaccagcagaCGACGGggccagcctggagaaggaggCACGGCGCTGGGCCACGCGAGTGGCCCGGGACCACAAGAACAGGGCGCACAGCGAGGAG GTGCTGCAGCGGCTGGAGGCCAGGCGGCAGCAGGGGCCGGAGGCAGAAGCGGCGGCTGTGGAGCGGCAGATGGAAGAAGCGAGGGAAAACATCCGGAAGGCAGAG gtgagccGAGTGAAAGCCCAGGCACGGCTGgcgctgctgcaggcagcagggctggacgTGGACGCCTGGCTGGCCGGGGCCACCAtggtggggacaggtgaggagaCCCCCACGGGGCTGGACCCGGCCGAGTTCGATGACTACGAGGACAGTGATGAGTcggatgaggatgatgagccTGGGCCTGCTGCTCGCACCTACCCCTACACCTGCCGGGTGATCTTTGGCTACCAG ggctgccaggCGGACGAGCTGTCCATCAGCCAGGGCGAGGAGCTGGAGATCATCGAGGATGGGGATGCAGAGGAGTGGGTGAAG GCTCGGAACAAGGCAGGGCAGGTTGGCTACGTCCCTGAAAAgtacctgctgtccctggggtgtgACTCGGGGGCTGGGCTCGGccccccaggcccctctgcctTGCAGCGCCAGCTCTCCAGCATCATGGCTGCAGAACTGGTGCTGGAGCCTGGAG cctggctggTGCGAGCCCTGTACGACTACGAGGGGCAGAGCCCCGAGGAGCTGAGTTTCCCTGAGGGAGCCATCATCCGGGTGCTGCCCCGCGCCGCCGGCGAGGTGGACGATGGCTTCTGGACCGGCGACTTCGACGGCCGCGTCGGCGTCTTCCCCTCCTTGGTGGTGGAGGAGCTCACCGGGGCCCGGGAGGCAGCCGGGCAG gagctgccgTCGCCGTCCCCTCCGCCCTTCTCCCCTCCTGGCCTGGCACCCGGGGCCAGCCtggtccccagccctgctcctgagACAGCGCTGGGAG GTTGCCGGCAGGATGGCACGGGCAGCGGGCAGAGTTCTCCAGACCTGGCTGCCACACGTCTGCGGCCG ctccGTGCGCCGCCCCCACCGCCCGGCAGAGCCCCCGAGCCCGACCCCGAGCTTCACCTCAGCTGA
- the FCHSD1 gene encoding F-BAR and double SH3 domains protein 1 isoform X2: MQPPPRKVKLTQELRVHLLEQLSGLQSKQQRDAELLEDIRSYSKQRATIDREYGQALQRLASQFMKRDWQRGRGEAGDSRSVAAVWKGVIEGTAHTGQVRVTASESYRALAAEAARSARLSKERTLKKGIERLQKAQAELLETVKELDKAKKQFSHLQRSSEVAKDKAADVEARLRKSDRRIFHTKASLQKLSAKFSARLAEHSRQLAGVQNEYSFALVSASAHLEHYQRVELPAAMQVGPPCPIPRIPQGTSREGTRPGLAAVRGIKDAPCGSSGGVPTRFTPGTGWGPLRAAPGALVGRQPDRGGDLPGHPGLVPGRCGGVCTGNSTVLRAGWDRRARLSPRPHAAPLLQVCREQDLLLFLHDHPAFSLAPEQRFQLSGVEEVCLLPPADDGASLEKEARRWATRVARDHKNRAHSEEVLQRLEARRQQGPEAEAAAVERQMEEARENIRKAEVSRVKAQARLALLQAAGLDVDAWLAGATMVGTGEETPTGLDPAEFDDYEDSDESDEDDEPGPAARTYPYTCRVIFGYQGCQADELSISQGEELEIIEDGDAEEWVKARNKAGQVGYVPEKYLLSLGCDSGAGLGPPGPSALQRQLSSIMAAELVLEPGAWLVRALYDYEGQSPEELSFPEGAIIRVLPRAAGEVDDGFWTGDFDGRVGVFPSLVVEELTGAREAAGQELPSPSPPPFSPPGLAPGASLVPSPAPETALGGCRQDGTGSGQSSPDLAATRLRPLRAPPPPPGRAPEPDPELHLS; encoded by the exons ATGCAGCCGCCGCCGCGCAAG GTGAAGCTCACCCAGGAGCTGCGGGTCcatctcctggagcagctgtcGGGcctgcagagcaaacagcagcgGGACGCCGAGCTGCTGGAGGACATCAG GTCCTACAGCAAGCAGAGGGCCACCATTGACAGGGAGTATGGGCAG GCGCTGCAGAGGCTGGCGAGCCAGTTCATGAAGAGAGACTGGCAGCGGGGCCGTGGCGAGGCCGGTGACTCCAg GAGCGTGGCCGCTGTCTGGAAAGGCGTCATCGAGGGGACAGCACACACCGGGCAGGTCCGGGTCACCGCCTCCGAGAGCTACCGCGCCCTGGCTGCCGAGGCCGCCCGCAGCGCCCGCCTCTCCAAGGAGAGGACACTCAAGAAG GGCATCGAGCGGCTGCAGAAGGCGCAGGCGGAGCTGCTGGAGACGGTGAAGGAGCTGGACAAGGCGAAGAAGCAGTTCAGCCACCTCCAGCGCAGCAGCGAGGTGGCCAAGGACAAGGCGGCCGATGTGGAGGCGCG CCTCCGGAAGAGCGACCGGCGGATATTTCACACCAAGGCCAGTCTGCAAAAGCTCAGTGCCAAG TTCTCAGCGCGACTGGCCGAGCACTCGAGGCAGCTGGCAGGGGTGCAGAACGAGTACAGCTTCGCCCTGGTGTCTGCCTCTGCCCACCTGGAGCATTACCAGCGTGTGGAGCTGCCCGCTGCTATGCAGGTAGGACCCCCGTGCCCCATCCCCAGGATCCCACAGGGAACCAGCAGGGAGGGCACAAGGCCAGGGCTGGCTGCCGTGAGGGGGATCAAGGATGCTCCATGTGGCAGTTCTGGGGGGGTTCCCACCCGCTTTACCCCAGGCACTGGATGGGGACCTCTACGAGCGGCTCCGGGAGCACTTGTCGGCCGCCAGCCGGACAGAGGTGGAGACCTGCCGGGCCACCCGGGACTGGTTCCAGGGCGTTGTGGAGGCGTCTGCACGGGTAACAGCACCGTCCTGCGAGctggctgggacaggagggCACGGCTGAGCCCTCGGCCCCATGCTGCTCCCCTGCTGCAGGTGTGCCGGGAGCAGgacctcctcctcttcctgcacGACCACCCTGCCTTCTCCCTGGCGCCTGAGCAGCGCTTCCAGCTCTCCGGGGTGGAGGAG GTGtgcctgctgccaccagcagaCGACGGggccagcctggagaaggaggCACGGCGCTGGGCCACGCGAGTGGCCCGGGACCACAAGAACAGGGCGCACAGCGAGGAG GTGCTGCAGCGGCTGGAGGCCAGGCGGCAGCAGGGGCCGGAGGCAGAAGCGGCGGCTGTGGAGCGGCAGATGGAAGAAGCGAGGGAAAACATCCGGAAGGCAGAG gtgagccGAGTGAAAGCCCAGGCACGGCTGgcgctgctgcaggcagcagggctggacgTGGACGCCTGGCTGGCCGGGGCCACCAtggtggggacaggtgaggagaCCCCCACGGGGCTGGACCCGGCCGAGTTCGATGACTACGAGGACAGTGATGAGTcggatgaggatgatgagccTGGGCCTGCTGCTCGCACCTACCCCTACACCTGCCGGGTGATCTTTGGCTACCAG ggctgccaggCGGACGAGCTGTCCATCAGCCAGGGCGAGGAGCTGGAGATCATCGAGGATGGGGATGCAGAGGAGTGGGTGAAG GCTCGGAACAAGGCAGGGCAGGTTGGCTACGTCCCTGAAAAgtacctgctgtccctggggtgtgACTCGGGGGCTGGGCTCGGccccccaggcccctctgcctTGCAGCGCCAGCTCTCCAGCATCATGGCTGCAGAACTGGTGCTGGAGCCTGGAG cctggctggTGCGAGCCCTGTACGACTACGAGGGGCAGAGCCCCGAGGAGCTGAGTTTCCCTGAGGGAGCCATCATCCGGGTGCTGCCCCGCGCCGCCGGCGAGGTGGACGATGGCTTCTGGACCGGCGACTTCGACGGCCGCGTCGGCGTCTTCCCCTCCTTGGTGGTGGAGGAGCTCACCGGGGCCCGGGAGGCAGCCGGGCAG gagctgccgTCGCCGTCCCCTCCGCCCTTCTCCCCTCCTGGCCTGGCACCCGGGGCCAGCCtggtccccagccctgctcctgagACAGCGCTGGGAG GTTGCCGGCAGGATGGCACGGGCAGCGGGCAGAGTTCTCCAGACCTGGCTGCCACACGTCTGCGGCCG ctccGTGCGCCGCCCCCACCGCCCGGCAGAGCCCCCGAGCCCGACCCCGAGCTTCACCTCAGCTGA
- the RELL2 gene encoding RELT-like protein 2: MSDHKDPSDGDPDPQHGITVVFLLVLVFFIMGLVGFLICHVLKKKGYRCRTFRDELDPDDKEGVEELEDDEDKNDDTVEKIVRCIIQNEANVEALKEMLGENEGDVPVPVPVPSLCPHSSSQDGGPPHHHTVHLGSTQAPCIHCSRRKRHPLQRQGRSKEGKSRMHPGETTVFSVGRFRVTHIGKRPPVQEQHDGALPAGSRQPSTEELERSSERLQWERALNGTVPTGGLQNGAIQTGTQSTGRSAEQSLSASPAANTPASSGTRDSRRADVGSGPLGSGPLGSSPLGSGPLGSGRAGSSLVGPGPAGSLKDAGSAPGSSSRQRRLMSMPALGVSSPNIPGELAREGAGICLEEIGLASADEVSDIHGSLSLQEQADELGRDDSSRRQSGGEDGKQQEPSAEEQDRV, translated from the exons ATGTCAGACCACAAGGACCCCAGCGATGGGGATCCAGATCCCCAGCACGGCATTACTGTGGTCTTCCTCCTTGTCCTTGTCTTCTTCATCATGGGGCTGGTGGGGTTCCTGATCTGCCACGTCCTGAAGAAGAAGGGTTATCGGTGCCGGACTTTCCGGGATGAGCTTGACCCAGATGACAAAGAAGGGGTGGAGGAGCTCGAGGATG ATGAGGACAAGAACGATGACACCGTGGAGAAGATCGTGAGATGCATCATCCAAAACGAAG CAAATGTGGAGGCCCTCAAGGAGATGTTGGGGGAAAATGAAGGGGACGTACCAGTGCCGGTGCCAGTGCCCAG cctgtgtccccacagtAGCAGCCAGGACGGGGGCCCACCACATCACCACACGGTGCACCTGGGCTCCACGCAGGCCCCCTGCATccactgcagcaggaggaagaggcacCCGCTGCAGCGCCAGGGCCGGTCCAAGGAGGGCAAAAGCAGGATGCATCCTGGAGAGACCACCGTCTTCTCAGTGGGCAG GTTCCGTGTCACACACATCGGGAAGAGACCGCCGGTCCAGGAGCAGCACGACGGCGCGCTGCCCGCCGGCAGCCGGCAGCCGAGCACGGAGGAGCTGGAGCGCAGCAGCGAGAGGCTGCAGTGGGAACGGGCTCTCAACGGGACTGTCCCCACGGGTGGCCTGCAGAACGGAGCCATCCAGACGGGCACCCAGAGCACGGGCAGAAGCGCGGAGCAAAGCCTGTCCGCCAGCCCAGCCGCGAACACACCAGCCAGCTCCGGCACCCGTGACAGCCGGCGGGCGGACGTGGGCTCTGGCCCGCTGGGCTCCGGCCCTCTGGGCTCCAGCCCACTGGGGTCTGGCCCGCTGGGGTCCGGCAGAGCCGGGTCCAGCCTGGTGGGGCCCGGCCCAGCGGGGTCCCTGAAGGATGCTGGTTCTGCTCCCGGGAGCTCGAGCCGCCAGCGGAGGCTCATGAGCATGCCGGCGCTGGGAGTGTCGAGTCCCAACATCCCAGGAGAGCTGGCAAGGGAAGGAGCCGGCATCTGCCTGGAGGAGATCGGACTGGCGTCGGCAGATGAAGTGTCGGATATTCACGGGAGCCTGAGCCTGCAGGAACAGGCCGATGAGTTGGGGAGAGAtgacagcagcaggagacagTCAGGAGGGGAGGACGGGAAGCAGCAG GAGCCCAGTGCCGAGGAGCAGGACCGCGTGTGA